TGGGCGATGGAGGCCGCCGCAACCGGCTCGTGATTGAACTCGGTGAACAGCTCGGCGGGGGATGCGCCGAGGTCTTCGACGATGACCTTTGCAACCTCGGTGTAGGGGATGCGGGTGACGTCCTGCTGCAGCCGCCGGAGGTGAGCGGCGACGTCTGGTGACACCAGGTCGGGTCGCGTGGACAGCAGCTGCCCCAGCTTCACGAACACCCCGCCTGCCTGCTGGAGCGTGTTGACCAGCGCGGGGCCGAGCTGCCGCGCGGTCCTGTCCTCGTGACGCCGAGTTGGCAACCCGTTGCGCGCCACGATGGCGGTCACTTCCGCGTAGCGGCGCAGCCGCGCCACACGAGCACGCAACGCAAGGACCGGGGCCCTCGGCGTATGTGAGCCGCGTGGCCCCGGGCGTGCGAGCAGTTCGGCGCCTGCGGCAGTCGCCATGGCGGCCAGCAAGCCGGAGATCGCCATCAGCGCGACGCTCGCCAGCCCCATGGACTCGGTGTCCAGCGCGGCGCCGACCAGCCCGAACGTGACGACACCTGCACCACCTACGGCTATCGCGCGGCGCAGACCGAGGCGCACCCCCGAGACGCGTGCGGCAGCCGTTGCCAGCATCGCGGCGACCGCGATCGCCCACAGCGCATCACTCATGGTTCAAGGTCAGTCGGCGACGATGATCTCGCCGCGCATGCCCGCGTGCAGGGCGCACTGGTACGGGTACGTGCCAGGCTGCGCGAACGTGTGCGTAAAGGTGCCGCTGGCTTGGGTCTCGCTCTGGAAGGCCTCCCCCACGACGTTGTGGTCACGAGACCCCTCCCACGTCCAGGTGACGGTGTCCCCGGTCGTGACCTGCAGGACGGAGGGTTCGAAGTCGTTGTCAACGACACGCACCTGGGTGCCTTCGACGGCGACGGCGGCGCGTCCGGCGGCGCACCCGGCGCCGAGTGCGATCACCATCGTCGACAGCAGCAGCGTGCGAACAAGGCGACGGCTGTAATGTGTGCGGTCGTGCGGGCGAGCGATCATGCTCGGCTCTCCTCGATGACGGGATGTGATCACCAGTCAGGCCCACATCGACGTGGAACAGAACCCGACTGGCCCCCGTCTTCGGCTCGGAAAGCCGCAACCCTTGGCTGCGGACCACCGGAGTGCCCGCTCAGGACACATCCTGCTCATCCCGAGGCGGCAGGCGAGTCTGCTCCACAGTCCCAGGATGCGGTGTGGCCATCGCGCCACTCAGGTCGGGGCGTCGAGAAACGTCGACCAGACGGCGAACCGTCCGGTCTACGGGTGACGTGGCTCGCGGTGCATGAACCAGTTCGG
The Euzebyales bacterium genome window above contains:
- a CDS encoding plastocyanin/azurin family copper-binding protein — its product is MIARPHDRTHYSRRLVRTLLLSTMVIALGAGCAAGRAAVAVEGTQVRVVDNDFEPSVLQVTTGDTVTWTWEGSRDHNVVGEAFQSETQASGTFTHTFAQPGTYPYQCALHAGMRGEIIVAD